A genomic window from Candidatus Pelagisphaera phototrophica includes:
- a CDS encoding sulfatase family protein: MKHLSKVLSLFLASYFFILVSATAQRPPNVVVIFADDLGYGDTSCYGATKVRTPHIDQLASEGRRFTDAHAASAVCTPSRYCLLTGEYAFRDDHWAPVFLKVGLIVDPNQTTVADVMKRSGYITACIGKWHLGFGEETPDWNGELKPGPLELGFDYYFGMPVVNSHPPFVYVENHHVVGIDPSDPFVYDEVADTPIHLEKMGINQIGGAKAAHAIYDDTYVGTTLAGIAVSWIKENKDDPFFLYFATTNIHHPFTPHPRFQGTSEAGRYGDFIHELDWIVGEVTRTLEDEGLAENTLVVFTSDNGGMINLGGQEAWKQGHNQNGDLLGFKFDAWEGGHRVPFIARWPGKIPAGTVSDQLVSNVDLVATLAALTDQELNDDEGPDSYNILPALTSDPKTQIRDHLVLAAFRETHLSLRDGDWMYIPAQAGGGFSSPELRTHGFGGFPAVDFAGQKNSDMENGNIKPEAPKEQLYNLRKDFRQANNVIRDHPEIAEALKRRLDEIREANGTRL; encoded by the coding sequence ATGAAACACCTTTCCAAAGTCCTCTCCCTTTTTCTTGCATCTTACTTCTTTATTCTCGTTTCAGCCACCGCTCAGCGCCCCCCTAACGTCGTGGTCATTTTCGCCGACGACCTAGGCTACGGCGACACCAGCTGCTATGGAGCTACCAAGGTTCGGACCCCCCACATAGACCAACTAGCCTCAGAAGGTCGCCGCTTTACCGATGCTCACGCAGCCTCTGCTGTCTGCACGCCCTCCCGCTACTGCTTGCTAACCGGCGAATACGCTTTTCGCGACGACCATTGGGCTCCTGTCTTTTTAAAGGTGGGACTCATCGTTGATCCCAATCAAACGACCGTCGCCGATGTGATGAAACGGTCAGGATACATTACTGCCTGCATCGGAAAATGGCATCTGGGCTTTGGCGAAGAAACACCCGATTGGAATGGGGAGCTCAAGCCCGGGCCGCTCGAGCTAGGATTCGACTACTACTTCGGAATGCCGGTGGTAAATAGCCATCCTCCCTTCGTCTACGTCGAGAATCATCACGTAGTGGGAATCGATCCGAGCGATCCTTTCGTCTATGACGAAGTAGCGGATACACCGATACATCTGGAAAAGATGGGCATCAACCAGATCGGCGGGGCAAAGGCCGCCCATGCCATCTACGATGACACCTACGTCGGCACAACCCTAGCGGGTATAGCGGTGTCCTGGATCAAGGAAAACAAAGACGACCCGTTTTTCCTCTACTTCGCCACCACCAATATCCACCATCCCTTTACGCCCCATCCCAGATTCCAAGGCACCAGCGAGGCGGGTCGTTATGGCGACTTCATTCATGAGCTGGACTGGATCGTAGGCGAAGTGACTCGAACGCTAGAAGACGAAGGTTTGGCCGAAAACACGCTGGTCGTCTTTACCAGCGACAACGGCGGCATGATCAACCTCGGGGGACAGGAAGCCTGGAAACAGGGTCATAATCAAAACGGTGATCTGCTTGGGTTCAAATTCGACGCTTGGGAAGGGGGCCACCGCGTTCCCTTCATCGCCCGTTGGCCAGGAAAGATCCCCGCTGGAACCGTATCGGATCAGTTGGTTTCCAACGTTGACCTTGTCGCAACACTGGCAGCGCTGACTGACCAGGAGCTCAATGACGACGAAGGACCAGATAGTTACAATATTCTACCCGCACTGACCAGTGACCCCAAAACACAAATACGTGATCATCTAGTTTTGGCCGCTTTTCGGGAAACGCATCTTTCCCTAAGAGACGGTGACTGGATGTATATCCCCGCCCAAGCGGGAGGGGGCTTCAGCAGTCCAGAACTCAGAACACATGGCTTTGGCGGATTTCCGGCTGTCGATTTTGCCGGACAGAAAAATAGCGATATGGAAAACGGCAATATAAAACCCGAAGCCCCCAAGGAGCAGCTTTACAATTTGAGAAAGGACTTTCGCCAAGCTAACAACGTCATTCGCGATCACCCAGAAATCGCCGAAGCCCTGAAACGGCGCCTAGACGAAATTCGTGAAGCAAACGGAACACGTCTATGA
- a CDS encoding sulfatase family protein, with protein sequence MKIPPKSLILLLGSFFFVLNSATAAPPNVVVIFADDLGYGDLSCYGATKINTPHIDQLASEGRRFTDAHSASAVCTPSRYNLITGEYAFRGNHWTPVFLKVGLIIDPNQTTVADVMKRAGYKTSIIGKWHLGFGEDTPNWNGDLKPGPLELGFDYYFGVPVVNSHPPFVYVENHRVVGLVPEDPFVYGQTANTEVFPEKRKLDDIGGADAAHALYKDREVGTKLTEKSVKWIREHKEDPFFLILSTTNIHHPFTPAPRFQGTSEAGRYGDFVHELDWMVGEVMDTLKEEGLDENTLVLFTSDNGGMFNVGGQDAWKAGHRLNGDLLGFKFGAWEGGHRVPFIAYWPGKIPAGTVSDQLISNVDLIATMAALVDQPLNNQEGPDSFNILPALTDFPEKQIRNHLILSPNKKTNLTIRKDKWVYIDAQGSGGFRGRLETDYERGGPGALLLTQHVNSDIRNGKLKSNAPPAQLYDLEADLTQTRNLYHQHPEIAREMKALLERYKKAPRTAPERN encoded by the coding sequence ATGAAAATTCCCCCCAAATCCCTCATCCTCCTTCTTGGTTCGTTCTTCTTCGTTCTCAATTCTGCAACCGCGGCCCCTCCCAACGTGGTGGTCATCTTCGCCGACGACCTTGGCTACGGCGATCTAAGTTGCTACGGCGCCACCAAGATCAATACCCCCCATATCGACCAACTCGCCTCAGAAGGTCGCCGCTTTACCGATGCCCATTCTGCCTCAGCGGTTTGCACGCCTTCGCGGTACAATCTGATCACAGGTGAATACGCCTTTCGGGGGAATCACTGGACACCCGTTTTCCTAAAGGTCGGGTTAATCATCGATCCAAATCAAACGACAGTCGCCGATGTGATGAAACGCGCCGGCTACAAGACGTCCATCATAGGCAAGTGGCATCTAGGCTTCGGCGAAGACACCCCCAACTGGAACGGCGACCTAAAGCCCGGTCCCTTGGAACTCGGATTTGACTACTACTTCGGCGTGCCGGTTGTGAACAGCCACCCGCCTTTTGTGTATGTAGAGAATCATCGGGTAGTCGGACTGGTTCCAGAAGATCCGTTCGTCTACGGCCAAACGGCCAACACAGAAGTCTTTCCGGAAAAGAGAAAACTCGACGATATCGGTGGGGCTGATGCGGCTCACGCCCTTTACAAAGATCGCGAAGTGGGAACCAAGCTCACGGAAAAATCGGTGAAGTGGATACGCGAACACAAAGAGGATCCGTTTTTCCTGATTCTTTCTACCACCAACATTCATCATCCCTTCACTCCTGCTCCCCGCTTTCAAGGGACCAGCGAGGCGGGTCGCTATGGTGACTTCGTACACGAACTCGACTGGATGGTCGGCGAGGTAATGGACACTTTGAAAGAAGAAGGCCTAGACGAAAACACTCTGGTTCTATTCACCAGCGACAATGGTGGTATGTTCAACGTCGGCGGGCAGGATGCCTGGAAGGCGGGGCATCGCCTGAATGGGGATTTGCTAGGATTCAAGTTCGGTGCCTGGGAAGGCGGCCATCGCGTTCCGTTCATCGCCTACTGGCCAGGTAAGATCCCCGCCGGAACTGTTTCCGATCAGTTGATCAGTAATGTGGACCTAATCGCCACTATGGCGGCTTTGGTCGATCAACCTCTCAACAATCAGGAGGGGCCAGACAGTTTCAATATTCTCCCTGCCTTAACTGATTTCCCAGAAAAGCAAATACGCAACCACCTCATATTGAGCCCCAATAAAAAGACGAATCTAACCATCCGAAAGGACAAGTGGGTTTATATCGATGCTCAAGGAAGTGGTGGTTTTCGGGGAAGACTGGAGACGGATTACGAGCGAGGAGGCCCAGGCGCCTTGTTGTTGACCCAACACGTCAACAGCGATATCCGAAATGGAAAACTAAAGTCTAATGCCCCGCCCGCACAGCTTTACGATCTGGAAGCCGACCTAACCCAAACTCGAAATCTTTACCACCAACACCCCGAAATTGCCCGAGAAATGAAAGCACTCCTCGAACGCTACAAGAAAGCCCCCCGAACCGCCCCCGAACGAAACTGA